The following proteins are encoded in a genomic region of Tenebrio molitor chromosome 7, icTenMoli1.1, whole genome shotgun sequence:
- the LOC138135562 gene encoding trypsin-1-like, producing the protein MKCFRMILFGCLLSNSLCTNHEPKVVGGTEVTDRSNFPYQAYLLYIDTIPYCGATIITERHVLTAAHCCFPTASLAQPSEISVVTGNLDLNDRSNVKQVENVMVHENYDRYSLYNDIAIIKISETFQPWTNNIRPIHLNIDDVDSGTCTVSGWGTTISGDNQMHDKLIYVEVPIVEKEKCRSTYLNAGISIGENRICAGTLGKDACQGDSGGPLVCSDKLTGVVSSGIDCGDAVYPGLYTEVAKYIEWIKLHTSDTTTSSTVASTFSTSTSKSTSTSTSSVSTDSTENNTNSTGTTTIVSSTPTQSSSTNNRMAFSVVLLTLIKIILVFYNL; encoded by the exons ATGAAATGTTTCAGAATGATCTTATTTG GTTGTCTTTTAAGCAACAGTTTGTGTACTAATCATGAACCTAAAGTTGTGGGTGGCACTGAAGTAACAGATAGATCAAATTTTCCCTATCAG GCATATCTTCTCTATATTGATACTATTCCTTATTGTGGAGCAACGATAATTACAGAAAGACATGTTCTAACAGCTGCACATTGCTGTTTTCCAACTGCCAGTCTGGCACAACCTTCAGAAATAAGCGTGGTCACGGGAAATTTAGATTTAAATGATCGATCAAATGTCAAACAGGTTGAAAATGTCATGGTTCATGAAAATTATGATCGGTACTCATTGTACAACGACATCGCGATAATCAAG ATTTCAGAAACTTTTCAACCTTGGACAAACAATATACGGCCAATTCATTTGAACATAGATGACGTAGATAGTGGTACTTGTACTGTATCGGGATGGGGTACAACAATTTCT GGAGATAATCAAATGCATGATAAACTCATCTACGTAGAAGTTCCAATCGTAGAGAAGGAGAAGTGTCGATCTACGTATCTAAATGCAGGAATTTCAATAGGTGAAAACAGAATTTGTGCAGGGACACTTGGAAAGGATGCTTGTCAG GGAGACTCTGGAGGTCCTCTAGTCTGTTCGGATAAGTTAACAGGAGTTGTATCTTCTGGAATAGATTGTGGTGACGCTGTCTATCCAGGTTTGTACACCGAAGTAGCTAAATACATAGAATGGATAAAACTTCATACATCGGACACTACTACATCAAGTACTGTTGCATCTACTTTTTCGACTAGTACGTCTAAGTCTACATCTACGTCTACGTCATCAGTCAGTACAGATTCGACCGAAAATAACACAAACTCTACTGGTACAACAACTATTGTTTCTTCAACACCCACACAATCATCTTCCACAAATAATAGAATGGCTTTTTCGGTGGTTCTCTTAACGctcataaaaataattctagTATTTTATAACTTATAA
- the LOC138135560 gene encoding hypodermin-B-like: MLIKFAILKFGCFISSIACTTLELKIIGGIEVKDRSKFSYQAYILYNNFFPYCGATIITEKHVLTAAHCCFVIETEQIKPSEVAVVTGNLQLGDRTNLKQVKNVFVHDYYDYVTMNYDIAILEILDTFKPWTNNIRPIDLNKKHINSGTCIVSGWGTTLAGRNYMNNELMYAEVPIVDFEVCKSSYSSENINLYKNKICAGIAGKDSCQGDSGGPLVCSGTLTGLVSFGIDCAHENFPGVYTDVAKYLNWIENYTSSAIDSQPITLDTVISTAHLESSTVKLRVSSTYPTISTNTSSGSVSTTVGLINTRSTVTSAREDTTKQANIVSSSIVPTTVSSSNTRSTLTSTREDATEPANTVVIPLLSSGANKAVLLIIFLLLSHMLLLI; encoded by the exons atgttgattaaatttgcaatattaaaatttg GTTGCTTCATAAGCAGTATCGCATGCACTACATTAGAGTTGAAAATTATTGGCGGAATAGAAGTAAAAGATCGCTCAAAATTCTCATATCAg GCATATATTCTctacaacaattttttcccaTATTGTGGTGCAACAATAATCACTGAAAAACATGTTTTGACAGCAGCacattgttgttttgttattgAGACAGAGCAAATAAAACCCTCAGAAGTAGCTGTAGTCACTGGAAATTTGCAGTTGGGAGAtcggacaaatttaaaacaagttaaaaatgtttttgttcacGATTATTACGACTACGTTACAATGAACTACGACATAGCTATATTGGAG ATTTTAGATACTTTTAAACCTTGGACAAACAACATACGACCtattgatttaaataaaaagcaTATCAATAGTGGCACTTGCATTGTATCGGGCTGGGGTACAACGCTTGCT GGGAGAAACTATATGAACAACGAGCTGATGTACGCAGAAGTGCCAATTgttgattttgaagtttgcAAGTCTTCATACTCGTccgaaaatattaatttatacaaaaataaaatttgtgctGGAATTGCTGGCAAGGATTCCTGCCAg GGCGACTCTGGAGGTCCTCTGGTTTGTTCTGGTACGCTAACGGGACTTGTATCTTTTGGAATTGACTGCGCCCATGAAAATTTTCCCGGTGTCTATACAGatgttgcaaaatatttaaactggATAGAAAATTATACATCTAGCGCTATAGATTCACAACCAATTACATTGGATACTGTAATTTCAACAGCACATTTAGAATCTAGTACCGTAAAATTAAGAGTGTCTTCAACTTATCCAACTATATCAACTAACACATCTTCTGGTAGTGTATCTACCACGGTTGGTCTAATCAACACAAGATCAACTGTGACTTCAGCTCGTGAAGATACGACTAAACAAGCCAACATAGTATCTTCTAGTATTGTACCTACCACTGTCAGTTCAAGCAACACAAGATCAACTTTGACTTCAACTCGTGAAGATGCGACTGAACCAGCCAATACAGTTGTTATTCCACTGTTATCTTCTGGAGCTAATAAAGCAGTTTTGCTTATAATTTTCTTATTGTTGTCCCATATGTTGTTACTAATTTAA